Proteins encoded together in one Rubripirellula reticaptiva window:
- a CDS encoding glycoside hydrolase family 16 protein: MKNTKHLSKTVSTGVFALAFVISSATAQDKAASTISPANQANDKARKLVWSDEFNGTSLDYSKWGIEENAFGGGNQELQIYTDRSENVRVEGGNLVLEARHDNAGISGTTREYSAGRVRTKNRGDWKYGRIEVRAKLPIGQGIWPAIWMLPTDNKYGTWASSGEIDIMEYRGQTPNEVLGTLHYGGVWPNNTHTGASMKLDQGNFSDDFHTFAMDWQEGKITWSVDGKPYQTQTSWTSAGGEFPAPFDQRFHLLLNLAVGGGFVGAPDDSTSFPQQMLIDFVRVYQ; the protein is encoded by the coding sequence TTGAAAAACACGAAACACCTTTCCAAAACGGTTTCCACCGGCGTCTTTGCCCTTGCGTTTGTGATTTCATCGGCGACAGCCCAAGACAAGGCCGCTTCGACGATCTCGCCGGCCAATCAAGCAAATGACAAGGCGAGAAAACTGGTTTGGAGCGACGAGTTTAACGGCACCTCCCTTGACTACAGCAAATGGGGCATCGAGGAGAACGCGTTTGGTGGCGGCAACCAAGAACTGCAAATCTATACCGACCGAAGCGAAAACGTCCGAGTCGAAGGCGGCAACCTAGTCTTAGAAGCTCGCCACGATAACGCTGGCATCAGCGGAACGACTCGCGAATACTCAGCCGGCCGAGTTCGCACGAAGAACCGTGGCGATTGGAAATACGGACGCATCGAAGTCCGTGCAAAACTACCCATTGGACAGGGAATCTGGCCGGCGATCTGGATGCTGCCGACTGACAACAAGTACGGTACCTGGGCATCGAGCGGTGAAATTGACATCATGGAATACCGCGGGCAAACGCCCAACGAAGTTCTGGGAACTTTGCACTATGGCGGCGTGTGGCCCAACAATACGCACACCGGCGCGAGCATGAAGCTAGACCAAGGCAACTTTTCGGACGACTTCCATACCTTTGCTATGGATTGGCAAGAAGGAAAAATCACGTGGTCCGTCGATGGAAAACCTTACCAAACCCAGACCAGTTGGACGTCCGCAGGCGGCGAATTCCCAGCCCCCTTTGACCAACGGTTCCACCTGTTGCTGAACTTGGCCGTCGGCGGCGGATTTGTCGGCGCCCCCGACGACTCCACATCGTTCCCACAACAGATGCTGATTGATTTCGTTCGTGTCTATCAATGA
- a CDS encoding sulfatase family protein, protein MAVLLTCFGSTLVRAAETAATKPNILFIFADDWGWGDLSCHGHPYVKTPNIDRLAREGTDFHRFTVASGVCSPSRTAVMTGHFPARFNIDGHFAWVPSNAKRNMPDWLDTNAITMPRLLQSAGYATGHFGKWHLSNDMIPDSPTPSVYGYDAYGAFNCSGEQMPVHEDATNAVSFIENSQKAGKPFFVNLWIHEPHTPFHVVPKYRWRFRDSGLGENDEIYASVLSHADDRIGEVLQALERLDLVDNTLVIFSSDNGPARAKSSAALDLTYDSATGAGFGIAASKGITAGRKGYKASLFEGGINVPFIARWPGKIAAGKVDNDLMISAVDLLPTFCDIADVELPGGYQPDGIGQLAELTGKSSLGRSKPLFWKMSGHGKPGQVESYHWVAFCVVSKNWKLLASQDSSYVELYDIVADPYEATDLSDSKPAVVKELVGELKKWKATLPAHPDAKNFSSLRQQ, encoded by the coding sequence ATCGCCGTCCTATTGACGTGTTTTGGCTCGACGCTTGTGCGGGCCGCCGAAACGGCGGCCACCAAGCCGAATATTTTGTTCATTTTTGCCGATGACTGGGGTTGGGGCGATCTGAGTTGTCACGGACATCCTTATGTAAAAACACCGAATATCGATCGATTGGCTCGCGAGGGTACTGACTTTCATCGGTTCACGGTCGCTAGCGGAGTTTGTTCGCCGAGCCGAACCGCGGTCATGACGGGACATTTTCCGGCACGGTTCAATATCGATGGGCACTTTGCCTGGGTGCCCAGCAATGCAAAACGGAACATGCCTGACTGGCTGGACACGAATGCGATAACCATGCCGAGGCTATTGCAATCGGCGGGATATGCGACAGGCCATTTTGGAAAGTGGCATTTGTCCAACGACATGATTCCCGATTCGCCGACGCCTTCGGTTTACGGTTACGACGCGTATGGTGCCTTTAATTGTTCGGGCGAACAAATGCCGGTTCACGAAGATGCGACGAACGCTGTGTCGTTTATCGAAAACAGTCAAAAAGCTGGCAAGCCATTCTTTGTCAACCTGTGGATTCACGAACCTCACACACCGTTTCACGTCGTTCCAAAGTATCGATGGCGATTCCGTGACAGCGGGCTCGGCGAAAATGACGAAATCTATGCATCGGTGTTGTCGCACGCAGACGATCGAATCGGCGAAGTTTTGCAGGCGCTTGAACGTTTGGACTTGGTCGACAATACGCTCGTCATTTTCAGCTCAGACAATGGGCCGGCGCGAGCAAAGTCGTCGGCGGCTCTCGACCTAACATACGATTCGGCAACCGGTGCCGGTTTCGGTATCGCAGCGTCCAAAGGCATCACGGCAGGACGAAAAGGCTACAAGGCTTCCTTGTTCGAAGGCGGCATCAATGTGCCGTTCATCGCTCGTTGGCCAGGTAAAATTGCTGCAGGCAAAGTTGACAACGATTTAATGATTTCGGCGGTCGACCTGTTGCCAACTTTTTGTGATATCGCCGATGTTGAACTTCCCGGCGGATATCAGCCCGATGGTATCGGCCAGCTTGCTGAGTTGACGGGGAAATCTAGCTTGGGACGCAGTAAACCGCTATTTTGGAAAATGTCCGGACATGGGAAGCCGGGGCAAGTTGAGTCTTACCACTGGGTTGCGTTCTGTGTCGTTAGTAAGAACTGGAAGCTGTTGGCGAGCCAAGATTCTTCTTACGTTGAACTCTATGACATTGTCGCTGATCCCTATGAAGCGACCGATCTTAGCGACAGCAAACCGGCGGTTGTCAAAGAGCTCGTAGGCGAGCTGAAAAAATGGAAAGCCACTTTGCCAGCTCACCCTGATGCGAAGAATTTTTCGTCACTGCGTCAGCAGTAG
- a CDS encoding MFS transporter, whose amino-acid sequence MPYSEPNGATAAAKTVSNGQLSVGEKVGYGLGDTASNLYWKTFEFFLVYFYTDVFGLTAKSAGTLMLVTRIWDAINDPFVGYLSDRTRTTWGRFRPYLVWMALPFAITGTLTFFTPDLGPTGKLIYAYVTYTLVMMMYTAINIPYGALMGVITSSSIERTSVSTYRFIAAFCGGIVVQYCTLGMVRYFGGSETILVDGVEKEIVINEQMGFFWTMLVFSVAAVILFLITFATTTERVQPATDVKSTFRADLKFVLTNNLLHQLMLGGIAFLACLATAFSASTLIPILASYVTLNLLMLGVRKYAIHRFADSTEASTFESDFIDLLHNRPWMVLFGFGLLQLSGLFVRGGAILYYFKYYCGDAGLAPNFWVIGSFAAIAGMLLTKPLTRIFGKKALMIGLNAGVGILCGCFIFLKPDQVNAMLALQVAGSFIGGPIPVLLWAMYADTADYSEWRTHRRATGLVFAAATFSQKMGCAVGAAMTGFALDFYSYSQPIDGVDQLQSDTTLNGLCMMMSVIPAGFLLAAAACMLFYNISHSLEQQIEADLQARKATEPTVA is encoded by the coding sequence GTGCCATATTCCGAGCCCAACGGTGCCACTGCGGCTGCGAAAACGGTGTCCAACGGTCAATTAAGCGTTGGGGAAAAGGTGGGCTACGGCCTGGGCGACACCGCTTCGAATTTGTACTGGAAGACTTTCGAGTTCTTTCTGGTGTACTTCTATACCGACGTCTTCGGCTTGACGGCCAAGTCGGCGGGCACGCTGATGTTGGTGACGCGGATCTGGGACGCGATCAACGACCCGTTCGTGGGTTACTTGTCGGACCGTACTCGTACGACCTGGGGTCGATTTCGCCCGTACTTGGTTTGGATGGCTTTACCGTTTGCGATCACTGGAACGCTGACGTTCTTCACGCCCGACCTGGGGCCGACCGGCAAACTGATCTACGCCTACGTCACGTACACATTGGTGATGATGATGTACACGGCGATCAACATCCCGTACGGCGCGCTGATGGGCGTGATCACTTCCAGTTCGATTGAACGAACCAGCGTGTCAACGTACCGGTTCATCGCTGCGTTTTGCGGCGGCATTGTGGTCCAGTACTGCACCCTGGGGATGGTGCGTTACTTTGGCGGCAGCGAAACAATCTTAGTCGACGGTGTCGAGAAAGAGATTGTGATCAACGAGCAGATGGGATTCTTCTGGACCATGCTGGTGTTCTCGGTCGCCGCTGTGATTCTGTTTTTGATCACGTTTGCAACGACCACCGAACGAGTCCAGCCAGCAACAGACGTGAAGTCAACGTTCCGCGCCGATTTAAAGTTTGTGCTCACCAACAACTTGCTGCACCAACTGATGCTCGGCGGCATCGCATTTCTTGCTTGCCTGGCAACTGCGTTCTCGGCATCGACGTTGATTCCGATCCTGGCCAGCTACGTGACCCTCAACTTGCTAATGCTGGGTGTTCGAAAATATGCGATTCATCGTTTTGCAGACTCCACCGAAGCGTCGACCTTTGAATCCGATTTCATAGACTTGCTTCACAACCGCCCTTGGATGGTATTGTTTGGATTCGGGCTACTGCAACTATCGGGCTTGTTCGTTCGCGGAGGCGCGATTCTGTACTACTTCAAGTACTACTGTGGCGATGCAGGCCTAGCGCCGAATTTCTGGGTGATCGGCAGTTTTGCTGCGATCGCAGGCATGCTGCTGACCAAACCGCTCACGCGAATCTTCGGCAAAAAGGCACTGATGATCGGATTGAATGCCGGTGTCGGCATCCTATGCGGTTGCTTTATTTTCCTAAAGCCAGACCAAGTCAACGCAATGCTTGCACTTCAAGTCGCTGGATCGTTTATCGGCGGCCCAATCCCCGTTTTGTTATGGGCGATGTATGCCGACACGGCTGACTATTCCGAATGGCGGACTCATCGCCGCGCGACGGGTTTAGTTTTCGCGGCTGCGACGTTCTCGCAAAAAATGGGCTGTGCAGTGGGCGCCGCAATGACCGGATTCGCGCTGGACTTTTACAGCTATTCGCAACCAATCGACGGAGTCGACCAGCTGCAATCCGACACAACCCTGAATGGCCTCTGCATGATGATGAGCGTGATCCCTGCGGGCTTTCTGTTGGCAGCGGCGGCTTGCATGCTGTTTTACAACATCAGCCACAGCCTTGAACAGCAAATTGAGGCGGACCTGCAAGCACGCAAGGCAACTGAACCGACTGTCGCTTAG
- a CDS encoding LacI family DNA-binding transcriptional regulator yields MKLNNTTISDIAERANVSKSTVSRVLNDKSIVNQRTRTTVLEAMESLGYEPNIFARSLASGRSMTVGVVTQKIGSPFYDTIMQGVIQGFSGTGYSPLFVDGQWEEGTELQVIQTVLGRKVDGLLLLGGDVSLSDLDQLRKRLPTIVIGKELPGWEGQCVYVDNRAAAYEATKHLIDFGHRDIALVRGIKHHQDAIRRYEGYADALADSGIELDPDLVIEGNFSAQSGILAVSSLLMRGKVFTAIFCANDMVAYGARLALQRSGIRVPEDVSIIGFDDQAESAFVTPPLTTVRQPGHEIGVAAAAGLLSLMRDEPCELPVMKAELQRRESVARI; encoded by the coding sequence ATGAAGCTCAATAACACGACAATCAGTGACATTGCTGAGCGAGCAAACGTTTCGAAGAGTACCGTTTCGCGCGTGCTCAACGACAAGTCGATCGTCAACCAGCGGACTCGCACGACTGTGCTAGAAGCGATGGAGTCGCTCGGGTACGAGCCGAATATTTTCGCTCGCAGCCTCGCTAGCGGCCGGTCGATGACTGTCGGGGTGGTGACTCAGAAAATTGGTAGCCCGTTCTACGACACAATCATGCAGGGTGTGATTCAAGGTTTTTCCGGCACTGGCTACTCTCCATTGTTTGTCGATGGACAGTGGGAAGAAGGAACCGAGTTGCAGGTCATTCAGACCGTACTCGGTCGCAAAGTCGACGGGCTGCTTTTGCTTGGCGGTGACGTCTCGCTGTCGGATCTCGATCAGTTGCGGAAGCGATTGCCGACGATCGTCATCGGCAAGGAGCTTCCCGGCTGGGAAGGTCAGTGCGTTTACGTTGACAATCGGGCGGCGGCATATGAGGCAACCAAGCACCTAATTGACTTCGGGCATCGCGACATCGCGTTGGTCCGCGGAATCAAACATCACCAGGATGCGATTCGTCGATACGAAGGCTACGCCGACGCTTTGGCGGATTCGGGGATTGAATTGGATCCTGATTTGGTGATCGAAGGGAACTTTTCGGCCCAGTCGGGAATCTTGGCGGTTAGTTCTTTGTTGATGCGAGGCAAGGTGTTCACGGCGATTTTTTGTGCTAACGACATGGTTGCCTATGGCGCGCGTTTGGCGTTACAGCGAAGCGGAATTCGAGTCCCTGAGGATGTCTCGATCATTGGTTTTGACGATCAGGCTGAGTCCGCATTTGTGACTCCCCCGCTTACGACGGTGCGTCAGCCAGGGCACGAAATTGGCGTTGCCGCTGCGGCTGGTTTGTTGAGCTTGATGCGAGACGAACCCTGCGAACTTCCTGTCATGAAGGCAGAGTTGCAAAGGAGAGAATCGGTTGCCCGAATCTAG
- a CDS encoding DUF1559 domain-containing protein, giving the protein MSRPKSLRSGFTLVELLVVIAIIGVLVGLLLPAVQAAREAARRMSCSNNFKQIGLGVHNYHSAFNQLPKQKSGTGLSMGAGNWWDGSSVTSQSQLSWLVGLTPFIEQQALWEQIANPNGFELVGGAKQTRTPPWNAMGPKPETTTYIPAMTEVPSFRCPSDPGRGLPSMGRTNYAACLGDSFSKAESGPVNAQLVVNSGDAEWSRAGQRGAFVVHTKMAFRDILDGLSNTIIAGEMNTDLGDRDITTTAAYNKNDPSTGVKAKPSVCQTDGSVDPLRPRFWASTTPTFAVDRGADTGRGYRWMSGEHMYTGMMTILPPNSTLCYQGDWVGQEGIVPPSSRHQGGCHVLMGDGAIKFVTDSIESGSLTTKMVEYGNVAPNPVPGAQSPYGLWGSLGTRASKETIEEEL; this is encoded by the coding sequence ATGAGTCGTCCTAAGTCTCTTCGTTCGGGCTTCACGCTCGTCGAACTGTTGGTGGTCATTGCCATCATCGGTGTGTTGGTAGGCCTATTGTTGCCTGCCGTTCAAGCTGCCCGCGAAGCGGCTCGCCGCATGAGCTGCAGCAACAACTTCAAGCAAATCGGCCTTGGGGTCCACAACTATCACTCTGCGTTCAACCAGTTGCCCAAGCAGAAGAGCGGCACTGGCCTGTCGATGGGCGCCGGCAATTGGTGGGATGGTTCGTCCGTCACTAGTCAAAGTCAATTGAGCTGGCTGGTTGGTCTGACACCATTCATCGAGCAGCAAGCCCTTTGGGAGCAAATTGCTAACCCGAACGGATTCGAGTTGGTTGGCGGTGCCAAGCAAACTCGGACTCCACCGTGGAACGCGATGGGTCCTAAACCTGAAACGACGACCTACATTCCAGCGATGACTGAAGTTCCGTCGTTCCGCTGCCCTTCGGACCCAGGTCGTGGCTTGCCATCGATGGGACGCACGAACTACGCAGCCTGCCTTGGCGACTCGTTCTCGAAAGCAGAATCAGGCCCAGTCAACGCTCAGTTGGTCGTCAACTCGGGTGACGCAGAATGGTCTCGTGCCGGCCAACGCGGTGCGTTTGTTGTTCACACGAAGATGGCATTCCGCGACATTCTTGACGGTCTGTCGAACACGATCATCGCCGGTGAAATGAACACCGACCTTGGTGATCGCGACATCACTACAACGGCCGCTTACAACAAGAACGATCCATCAACCGGTGTCAAGGCGAAGCCTTCGGTGTGTCAAACCGACGGTTCGGTTGATCCACTTCGGCCTCGATTCTGGGCCTCGACGACACCGACCTTCGCGGTTGATCGCGGTGCGGATACCGGTCGCGGGTATCGCTGGATGTCGGGCGAGCACATGTACACCGGCATGATGACGATCCTGCCACCGAACTCGACTTTGTGTTACCAAGGCGACTGGGTTGGACAGGAAGGTATTGTTCCGCCAAGTAGTCGTCACCAAGGTGGGTGTCACGTGCTGATGGGTGACGGAGCCATTAAGTTTGTGACCGACTCGATCGAGTCTGGCAGCCTAACTACCAAAATGGTTGAGTACGGAAACGTTGCTCCGAATCCAGTTCCAGGTGCTCAGAGCCCGTACGGTCTCTGGGGATCATTAGGGACTCGTGCATCGAAAGAAACGATCGAAGAAGAGCTGTAA